The sequence atacatacatacatacatacatacatacatacacacacacacacacacaaacatacatacatacatacatacatacatacatacatacatacatacattgatgtcTAAACTTACTGTGATAAAACTTCAACACAAGAATATGCCATGAGTTGTTTATCAAATAAATCGGCTAAAGAAAATCATACGTTTGATTGTTAGAATgatgttacatttttttgtagtgCCACTCTATTGCATCATTTTTGAACTTATGTGAACTTTAGTCAGTGACCTGATAAAATGCCTACTAATTATGTTTTCTAAAATGGTAAGTAGAGTAAGGCTTTTATTTCCTTCTTTTTGATATAATTACAGAATTTTTTTCACTTGCTAGTTACAATACCGTGTCTCTTAGCACATATTTCACATGATCACGCCACAGAGATTAAATACTTGCCAAAAAATGGGCTCGAATATAGTACCATATCTCCAAGAAGagaatgtacatacatgttataaatTGTTCCATGTGGACTTATCAAATTATAACACCTGTTCGAAGTGCACTTTATAAAGAAAATGCCACTTACAAACATCTGGCTTGTAAGATACAAagtatacaaaatgaatgaaaaaatcaatcaatcaatcaatcaatcaatcaatagttGTCACATGTCTCAGTTTTAGATGGTGTATTTCCTGTGATTGAAAGCCTCATGTAAAACGTTTTTGTTATTAATTCGATGATTTGTCATGACTAAAACTGTAATTAATTAAGTACATTCTTATTACTAAAGATTGTCGATAATGTTATTTTGTCTAGTAATAATTTTCTCAGGTCCATATATACACTACAATAACGCAAAAAGTGtactttatcatcatcatcatcatcatcatcatcatcatcatctattGAATTTTAGCGAATTCCATGTCTTCGACTTCAAGAACACAATCTCTTTCTATTAGGGAAAGGAGTATACCAAATCTAAATTGAGCCATGATCGAGCCTTTGGAGAGAGACATTTCCCCGCATACACAATTTTCTTTTCCATGTGTTTGTCTTAAAGTAATTTTTgggtttgctataaatgaaagaaactcaccATAAAGTAATAATGAATTtgtctttcctcatttataacaaatttaaagtaataTGTTCTCATCTTAGGTTCTCATTCCAATTTGTTGGCATGAGCATTCCTTAATAAAGCAATTGCTTCTTCAGAACTTTCTAGTTGAGTTCCATATTGGTAAATTTATGTTCTAGACCTAATTCGGAAAAAAAATCGCGTCATGGCTCCAGTTTTTGGATTCACGAAATAAGGTAAAATCCTACAGAAACACTGTAATCTGATATCTTCATTTATAATTCATTGTATTTTCCTTAATCAACAATAGAAATGAAACAAGCCATTATATGAGTGGACATAGGGTTGAAGGTGTCTCCAATTTGATAGAGTAAAGTGTTTGACTCATTATTAAGTCAACTCACGTTACTGTCCAAACCCATTGgagaaaatatgaaaagatAGTACCACAACAGATCTGACAATATAGATTCACTGACCATATTTCGCAAACAcacttttcatctttgtatATAAAACCAATTAGGCGTTGATAATATGGAGACCAGTTCTTTAGAAAACGGTAAAATCAAACGACTTCTGTTATGAAAACCATACGATTGATTAAAACTTACATAACTTTTTCATAACGACTAAGAGCAGCGGGCTTAAAACGGGGGAAACAGTTTGACACATAAAATTACAATACGTAAACCATTTTCATCTTGTCTACCATTTCAAATGAGTGGATATTGTAATTCAAAAGAGAACCCCCCGGATGGAAAAATTAGTTAAATAACCCCTTAATCTACCAAACGCGTCAACTTCTGAAGTCATTCATCAAGTCGAAGAGAAGATACGCGGGCGCTTGAGTTAGGTgagtattttgttttctttcgaATATTTCCAACTGTACACATTCTGAATCAGAATGATATCGTCTAAGGCTACACTGTAAGCATACCGGAATTAATTGTATTTTAGtcttttaatgaatatttttttcaaagctTTTACATGTTCACTTTTATCTCAGCGTGATGTTTTTAGCTACGGAAACATAAGAGCATCGTTATTCATAAAAACCATCACTTGCATGCACAAGTCTTAGTTCGTCAttgcgtacatgtacatgtattacgttTTATACTCATGTCACAGAAAAGAAAGTTCTTCCTAAGCTTGTCTGTGGTTTGTGGTTTACAAAACAACAGCTCAGTCAAAATGAACACGCAGTTGTAGTAGAGATTTCACTTTGTCTTGAGAGTTAccttatttttgtatatttcacatcGTACATTCAAACTcttttatacattatatataagtaATATTACCTATGACATGTAAAGGCTGTTGTGTCTTATCCAATAGTTTCATTGTTAATTCACAGTGGCtgacaatattttaaatgtGTACAAGGACATGACGTTTAATTCCAAAGATTGAAAATCAGCACATGATAACATTTTCCCAGAACGATACTTTCATTCTTACTTCTGACTATTTATCCATTGTTACAGTAATCGGATAAGAATAAAGACAAGGTGATGGAGATCAAATTAAAATTGGTGTTTGCAATCCTGTGTGCTTTATCGTACACATCAGCTCAGCAATGGCCTTGTACTGTATACAGTGACGACGTGAGTACTATTATCTTAACTTGTTACTCGGATTGTGGTATATTCCTGTCAACTATGTAGTGTCTACCTCCAACGCCATGTGTCcatcaactttttctattttGATCTTATTTTCTGAAAACTAACTTTCTAATTGTTTTGATAAACTTCGTGTGCATTTTCCttgggaggctattcagatttttcattcaaagtttttatgtcatattctattttcatcaaattgttCTGGTATTTCggtcaaaattgatattttcgaCTTCTTTGATTGCTTTCATATTTTGTGTGCGTGTGCCTTAGGggtctattcagatttgttaGTGCCACGTTGAtgataatagtttaaaatttttatcagatttttCGGAAAATGATATTTTCGACTTCCACCTCGAAACCGATGGTCGAATTTGTTTGATAGTCAGCGTACATGTGACCTGGCAATGTTTTCAGATTTTTTCATTCCAAATTAGTGTGCGTAACTTTCTGTATTTGGCAGATAATTTGGTAGATTTTAGTGGGTACACGCCATTGGCTTAAAAATCATTTCTACTGAGATGAACGACAACAATAGTGATAAACAATTTTAACCATCCATAGAATGGAGAAATTTCTATTGAAGACATAAGCGAATGGTGATGTGAGACACAATTAGTAGCGAGGATTTTCGACCAAGTGGTTTCTAACCACAAACATGTCTCCACTGTCGTTATTCTTAATTTTAGCAAAGTTGCAGTGTTTCTAGACAATGATCAACTTATACATCAgatatttgtaacaaaatataaaGAAGACAACAGAGCtacttagattgttgtttttctgcAGACCTGTGGTATCTCGTTCACGAATATCATCTTTCCAGATTCGCTATTGACCCAAAAAAAAGATTTCGTCATTCTTACATTCAAAAAGAAAACCATCCCAATTCAATTACAGTGATGATTGCATTCATGTTCTCAGTTACGGAAGTTAGTATTAACATGTTGAGAAAATTTCTATAAGCAAACATGTGTGCACAAACGGACAAAGGACTGTCATTTGTGCGAGTCGAGTAAAAGATTACAACTCATGGTATATAAGATGCCATCATGTTTAAATATGTCATTCTTCTTTTCTTTCCAACAACACTGTAGACATATCAAGGTGAGTAGAACATCTAACGAAACGTTTTATTCTTTTGTAAAAAAAGGATTCGATGAAATAATGTATATGTGGAAGTCTGTCGAGAGTGTTTATTGATCAAATACTATACATTATATTGATATGGCTGGCTTAGGTAATCTTTACGAGAAGGCGAAGTTGCAACATGAGTATcattgtgatgtgatgtgatgtgtgtgtgtgtatgagagagagagagagagagagtgtgtgtgtgtgtgtgtgtgtgtgtgtgtgtgtgtctgtgtgtgtctgtgtctgtgtctgtgtttctttGTTAGATTAACTGAGCTGTTCACTCTGCTAATTTTACAACTTATACACtttgtttatgtatattttttaatgaTTAAATCGTCGGTATTTTCTGGAAACGTTTCACAATCTCCCGACAAAAGTACGTACGAACTTACGACAGATATCAAGTTCTCGTCAAAGCAGTGCATAACTCGATTCCTGGAAGTCGATATTCAGATAGTGAAAGCGTTCATTATAACATAAACGAGgcaaatgtaatataatagcTATTGACAGTATCAAACCATatcaacatttttgaaagtttcaCTAGCTCTTCTTCCCGAATTTGGAATGATGATGATCAGCACGAGAAATATATAGTTATAACGTCAGATAGTGTATTTCAGAAAGAGTATGTGGGAAATGATACTTATTGGTATTGTCTTGTCTTTTTCCTTTAATATAGGGTCCTGCAAATTAAAACTGGATCCAGGATGTGACTGTGTTATCTACCACTTCTACTGCGAACAAGACGAGAACTGCCATCCGTACTGCACGCTGGCCAAAGCTGTGTGTAACCATTATCATCATGGCCTAGCTATCCTGGATACAGAACAAAAAGACCAGGCTGTCGTATCATACATCCAAAGTAAAGGATGGGATGACAACTCGTGCATTCCGCACTTCGGCTTCTGGATTGGTCTGAACGATTTGAAGGTAGAGGACCACTTTGTATGGTCATATCAAAATGTCCGCCAGGGTCTTTGCGAGGAAGACTACGAACACTGGGCACCGGGCGAACCGAATAACAACGAAAAACGGGATGAAGGAGGGCAGGATTGTGTTCAGTTATGGTAAGTAATTATACGAGGATAACGTTGTAAATATACGTAAAATTATCATACAGTAAAGTTTATTAATAACGAGTTTAAAATGGCATTAGTCCcctttgacattttttaaaattaaagtcTCTTTATCTTCAAATGTTTGAGTTTGTTATTGACTTCGAGTTTTGTAAGGAAAATGTTGtccacaacttttttttcaattactaATGTCAAGGCTTCATCCGACAGTTTCAGGAACCAATCACTCGGGTTGTCGCTTCACACAAAGCACACAATTATGTTTACGCTTGTGTGTTTAAAAACACATTCAAGGAAAGAATCAAAACACCCCAGAGACTTGAATGTACAGGTGTAATGGGAACTCAACAAATGCACTATAGTGGAATGTATTAGTTATCTAACGACAAGTTAACAAGAATACttcaatttgtacattttttctcTTTACTTCAGGTTTAAAGGCAATAAAATGGGACGTTGGGATGACGAGTACGTCGATTATCGACCAAAAGGCGCTGTCTGTGAGACTCGCGGTAAGTTATTTAGATTTCTCCGAAGTAGAAAATTATAACCACTTCTATCTTAATATATAAGTTAAAGGTAGgtagagagggagggagagaagtgggtatgtatgtatgtgtgtatatatgtatgtatgtatgtatgtatgtgtgtgtatgtatgtatgtatgtatgtatgtatgtatgtatgtatgtatgtatgtgtgtgtgtgtgtgtatgtatgtatgtatgtatgtatgtatgtatgtatgtaataccaCATAATGAAGGTCTAGTTGCACACTACCTTAATTTAAGACCTGTACTTGACCCTCCTACCCACGTACTTCTGAGATTGACTGAACTTGTTCTTGTGCTGAAACGCGGCGTTGCTATGGAAAGTTGTATTGGACCtagttatgcttgtttattatatgtcttatcaagaacaccttattttcagcTCGTATCAAGGGATCTTACCTGATCTATATGAACGATTTATTGATGATGGCGTTGGCGCAGCttcactcaaacttgaggaacttatgcaatttattaactacatatatgattttaatcctgctattcagtatacttatgatatttctgaactaactatcaattttcttgacatctcccttaggattgatggtgataATATAGCTACATCTAGCTATTTATACTAAgcctactgattcacattcatatttgcagtatggttcatcacatcctaataagtgtaaagattccattccctattcacaattacttcgtttacgtcgtatttgtagtagtgatttggatttcagagaaatgtctgctgaattttgcacgtacttctatcaacgtggttatccagtGTCGGTTACCAATGCGGCTTTACTTAAagtgtcatctttgtctagggaagcttgtatcatatcacattatcagaagagtaacaacgatcgtcccatattggctctaacataccatcccttttccagTAGAGTTAAGatcattatatacaagcattttaatatcttacgttctaataggataaccaattcattatttcctgaagtacctttgacagcttggcgtcgtgataccagtcttagagatatggtggttcATCCAGAACAacatggattggaagttaatgctggttcatttccgtGAGATCGTaatcgatgtggtacatgtcgtttcattattaatactaatcatgtttttggccacaagaacagtgtggctgttagtagatttacttgtattagtaacgtatatatatatatatatatatatatatatatatatatatatatatatatatatatatatatatatatatatatatatatatatatatatatatatatatatatatatatatatatatatatatatatataggttcgactgtacgtcatcttggtgatcgtttcgtggaacatctccgtctgaccagacaaaagaatcgtaactatcccgtatctatgcattttattaccaacgatcacagtgtatcagatatgtctatttcaggaatttgtaatgtttctggcgatgagaaactattgaggttgaaggaagaggaaatcattttccgtctcggaacgctggaacccctttgaattaatagattattcacgtCATTCCCAGTCTAATCAcacttattttatatttcaagcgtattctattgggttctatttggtgggTGCGagtattagaacttttcacaaatataaccgttaatcacgcgcggttgtcgttctgttccttaacattcagatatatccaggtgtttacctaatatgtcttgcctaatAATACCTtaaagaagaatttttattcgaaacgtcggattttacatctatttattcggactgtctcacaagttccttatgcatttctatgtatgtatgtatgtatgtatgtatgtatgtatgtatgtatgtatatgtatgtgcagTAGTTTCAACTCTTCCTTACTAAGAGCTCTACCTAGCTACAGCAAACCGTATACATTCCATTTCTCTTATATCTATTAAGATATTTTCGTTCAAGAGCTCATCTTAGGGAGGTTAATGTTGTTGTGTAATTGATGCACATGGTTTTACAAAACAAGTTGTAATCCAAATGTCAAACTTGTTTGATTAAAACACAACAAACATTAGGTATGATAGAATACCATctgaaattaacaaaaaacTAATGTTGGGTAAGAAATAGTAATAACATTATGTTAGATTTTAGATAGCGATTTCCCAAGCTGTGCTGAAAACGTTTTCTAATTATTATCCCTAGCGCGGACCTAAGCTGCACAAAGGCATGTACTTATAACTCTCTGACAGCATAATATAAATTCCATCCTCTGTTACTGCAaaggattaaagtattcacattgcaatctctatcctaccaggtccccaattacacAGCAAGATTGACTTGGGCACAactatggttcaaatcttgcccaaggactttaactTTTCAACAAACGACAGTGTCGATGCTCAAACCCGTCACATACATCTGCAAAGAACGGACACTCTAAACATTCGACCCCCTTGACTCCACGTACATGGAAATCGTACATAGGCTAGAGTTTTGCGTACATGTGTccatttttactttgttttggaCGATTTCAATTTCGATTTTAAGAATATCCCAACTAAACTTATTGTTTCCATCTTAACAttcaaactatttctttttgttttgttttcagtacCACATTGTGACTATGAAGAATGTGACATCGACGATGATGCTATTCCTAATTGTGTTCCTTCCGGTTAATAACGATGCACCTTAGTGTGAGGCTGAAACTACACCTTGGCAAAGTGTGACGTACACTACCAATCCTACCGTACTATTAACACTTATCAATTAGTCTATATTCTCACTGTACACTCTAATTAGTTTGTCTTAAAATAAACTATCAATATCGCAAAGAATACAAAATGTCTGAATTTATCTTTTCACATTCACAACATCGTATATTTCTGTAAGATCGGAAAACTTTAACAATAAGTTTTGTCTTTTCTTATTATAAACTACAGTTGCCCATCTACATACATTCATCACGACCTGTTCCAATCTCCCAATCAGTCTTATAATTTAGTGTACAACCTCTGTATcagttttaaatgttttcattataacTATATGTAAGATCAACAGATAGGGAACGATTTCTGGATGTAGCTATAGATCAGTATATATTTGAACATAAGAGGGCTATAGTTTATAAACTTGTTGTGCAGTGCAGCAGTAAAATGTGAATTCTCATAGTTGACTTAGATGTGAAATGCAAAACCTCAAATTGCAATTAGACTTTAAGAAGTGTTAATTGATGGTTGATGGACTAACAGACTGATTGGCGAGCTGGCTTGCCCACTAATTGGCCAAACTCGAGATTGACCAATCGACCGACGACAGTGGTGgcctatctgtttgtctgtctgtctatctatctatctatctatctatctatctatctatctatctatctatctatctatctatctatctatatatatatatatatatatatatatatatatatatatatcaatatgtctgtctatctatccatccatccatccatccatccatccatccatccatccatccatccatccatccatccatccatccatccatccatccatccatccatccatccatccatccatccatccatctatctatctaatctatctatctttctgtctctgtctgtctgtctgtctgtctatctatctatctatctatctatctatctatctatctatctatctatctatctatctatctatctatctatctatctatatatctatctatctatcgatgtCTCCttatgtctttctgtctgtctgtccatccatctaaTTAtctacttatgtatgtatgtatgtatgtatgtatgtatgtatgtatgtatgtatgtatgtatgtatgtatgtatatctatatttatttatttatttatctatttatctctATATAtctctatctacctatctatatatctatctatctatctattttcATATACAGATTGGAAAAGGGCGCATCCTATCACAGCTAAAGAATTCCAGAGTCATCCATTTACAAATCAGTATACTCcacatattttcaataattatttttgaCAATGACTTTGACAATGTTTATGCTACAGTTTTAATTTGGGAATTACAGTACAACTCGGAGTCCATAGTCTGCAGATTGTCATGATAAATCTCACATCAGTAGGTCTTAACTTTATCAGAAAGTCTGGAAATTGCTATAAACAACAGTCTGACACTAAAAAGAAATGAGTTCGAATTCCCATATTTGAGTTTTGAAAGCTTGGGTTTTAAAGGGCAGCGACAC comes from Glandiceps talaboti chromosome 11, keGlaTala1.1, whole genome shotgun sequence and encodes:
- the LOC144442744 gene encoding salivary C-type lectin 1-like: MAGLGSCKLKLDPGCDCVIYHFYCEQDENCHPYCTLAKAVCNHYHHGLAILDTEQKDQAVVSYIQSKGWDDNSCIPHFGFWIGLNDLKVEDHFVWSYQNVRQGLCEEDYEHWAPGEPNNNEKRDEGGQDCVQLWFKGNKMGRWDDEYVDYRPKGAVCETRVPHCDYEECDIDDDAIPNCVPSG